TGGGTGTCCAATACCGCTTGCAAAACGGGCATCGTATCGCCTTGGCCGGGATTCAATGTCAACCCATACGCGACCTGCAACGTCGTCGCACCGGCAATTGCCGCCATGAAGGTTCCCGTTCCGTAACGAAAGACGCGTTCGATCACCAAACCGAACAGCACCGCGCCCCAGCCGACGAAAACAGCGGACGAATAGAGGTTGATCACCGGCGCGCGGCCGGTCACGTACACCCGCGCGGCCAAGACGAGGGTATGAACCAGGAACGAAATCAACACCGTTCCCCAGGCGACCTTGCGAAGCCGATCGCCGCCGAAAGCGAAATGCCCCAGCACCAACACCAGAGCCAAGATGTACAACGCAATCGAAATCGAATTGGGATGCGCGGTGTTCATCCAACGCTCCACCCAAACACGGCCTGCAACGTAACCAGGAATCGGATAAGCACCGACGCCCGCCAAGGCAGCATCGATTGATTCGTTTATTGCGATCGGATCACCGGATTCGTAGGCATCGATCAGCCCGGTGAACGCATCGGCAACCGGTTGATCGGATTCGTCGGTGGCGGTCGCCTTGGCCACCATGTCGTCGAAAGCGACCGGTGCATAAGCATCCCAGTCCGGCTGATCAATTGCATCGGCCGCTTGGCCCGAACCCGGCGGAATGACGCGAGGTGCATTCATCTGTCGGATCGACCGCATCTGGTCTTGCAACTGACGAACGGCAAACAGTTCCGCCATCTCCTTGGTGATCCCTTCAGGCAAAGCCTCTTCGGGGATCGGCCGAATGGTGGGTTTGCGAAAGGCAACGGCGGTGGTCAAAAATCGTCGTTTGCGAAGCTCCAGTTCGATCAGCTTCTTTTCTTTAAATGTCAGCGATTGCGGATCGTCTTGCTGTTTGGCAAACGCGACCTCGACCTGTTTACGAACCTCGACACGGTTTCGATCAATCTCATCATAGGAGTACAACTTGGTCGGCCGCCGATCCAGGCCGCCCAGTTCCGCAAGCACTTCGTCCGCATCAATACGGAACATCGGCAAGTCGTACAGATTCGGGTTATCGATGGCGACTTCCATCAACCACTGCAGCGCCGACATCTTCTTGCCATCGACTTTCGCGGCGATCTGACCAGGAACCCCCTTCAACGGCACTTCCTTACGGTCCTTCACCGGAATTGATTCTTTGTTCGTCATCGCTTTGACGGTTTGCCGCGCGTAAGCGTCCAGCGGCATCACACGACCGCCGTACTGGACCGGCATTTTGCCCAACGCGAAATAGTCGACCGACTGGTCTCTCTCGGCCGGTCGCAACGCGTTTTGAATCAGTGATCCCGGAATCAGACATGCCACGGCGAACAAGCCGACGGCGGCCAAGGCGACGTACGTGGGCCAGGGTTTGACACCCGTGCGTTTTGGCGAAACGGTGGGGGCATCGTCACCTTGCAGTGCTTCATCAAAGGGATCGGCGTCCGCCAGTTTCTTGGATTCTTCGCGACGACGCCGCCGGACAAAACGCACCAACGTTCCCCAAAAGTGCGCCGCCATGCCCAGCGCGATGATGCTGCAGGAGACATACGGGATCAGCCACCCCGAATTTCGCACCACTTGGATCCCGGTCAGTTCTTTGCCGTTTCGCAGCGTGGTGTAACTGGACTGAAAGAACGTTTCGCCGCGGTATCGCAACGGATTGTTCATCCAGACTCTTTCACGACGGTCTTCCCCCGTTTCCGGGTCCACAATTCGAATGAACGAACTGTAATCTCTGGGCGTTTCGGTGCCGCTGTAGTTCACACGTCGGACGTCTTCCAGTTTGACCCAATACGGTTTGACTTCGCGGTGCAGTCGCAAACCGAACTTGTACGTCGTGTCGTCGACGGTGATCTCGTTGAACAAATCGTCAGCGGTCGTCCCCGGTGACAACATGTTCAAGTCGGACAACTGCTGGGATACCAAGAAGGTTCCCAATGACTGATTGCCGTCGGCATCCAGCAATTCGATGTAGGCAGCCGGGATGTCCATTTCCGGATTCGCGCCGCCGCTTTTCGGCAATTCGGTTGCGGCGAAGTCCAGCCCATTCCCTTGGTCCGCCGGGTTGTCACCGCCCAGATCCTCGATATCGATCAGCTTGCTGTTTTCGAAGAAGTCGACGACTTTGATTCGAACCGGCAAGGCGGGATCGTTCAACGCGGTGTCTCTACCTTCGATCGCAGCCAAACGCTGCACCGGAACGGCGACGACGTTTTGCTGTTGTTGGGATTCGGTCAAGAAGACCAATTCGACTTCGTCCAGGTTGACGAAGGTATTGGTCATCTGGTCTTCGACCAAACTGAGACGCTGTTCCAACTGTCGGTCACCGAACGCAAACTGGCCGACCATCAACAAGCCGACTCCCAAGTGCAGCAAGACGTTGCCGCCTTGGCGACCGAACAACATTTGGCATCCCACCAACAAAACGGCCCCCGCACCGACACCTTTCAGCAATTGCCAAACGATCCGCAGTCCCGGATCCCCGATGCGATAGCCGGTGGTGATTGCAAAGACCATGAAGCCAACAAGGGCCAGCGACACCAGCATCAATGAGACTCGCGCCGACAGACCGTTCGTGGTCGTCGCCGCCCAACCGCAAAACGCGGCCAGCATCGCAATGCCACCCATCAGAACGCCCCACAACTGTGGGTAAGTGATCGGCGGCGCGCCCTGCAATCCATCGCTGTTGTGTCCCGACGCGACGATCAGTCCGGCGATGACAAACCCGGCCACTAAGAATCCCAGCCCCATCGCCAGACGTCGACCACGAGCTTGCATCCGAAACCGTGTGATCTTGGCCGCCAACAGATTGACCATCAACAACACGCCGACCAACGCACCACCGGGAAACGGCAACACGCCGGGGATTGCTTTTTCGTGCGGAAAGAACGCTTGGGGAAAGAAGTCATCGAAATGCAGCGGTGCGATCCAAGAAAGGAAATACCTTTCTTTGACATCCTGCATGTTCATCTCGTCTTGCGCCAGCGTCCCGACCAAAACCAAGATCAGGGACACCGCAAACAGGACAACGGTGACCTTCAACGACCCCAACGGTCGCAGAACATCGCTGACCGAAAAATCCGTCCGTGTCGCCGTTGACGCTTGCGCTGTGGTGGTACTTGCCGTGGCCATGGATATCTCGATCCGTTGACAATGGGTCGATGGAAACCGTCACTTTGCTTGGACCAAGCCGACGGTTGTTGGGGTGGGAATGATTCGATCAGCGGGGCCGCCGCTGAACAACAGCGAACATCCCCTTTCACATGACGATGAAGTTGCGGGCGAAAAAGCGATCGAATTTCTATGGCGGGATCGTCCGCACTCAGAACGAAAGCGACTGGACGAACGAACCCATCGAATCGCGTTCCGCCATGACCGTGGATTCGGGGCCCGTCATTTTGACAAACAGACTGAACCCTGATTCCAACGGCACGATGACCGCATCGATTGCCATTTGGTCCGGATCGGATTCACCACCGGCACGCAAAAGAAACCGCTTTCCGTCGCGACCATCAACTGTCACATCATCGGCCGCGTCCATCGCGGCGTCCACCGCTTCATCCTTGGGCTGGCCGCCGATGACTTGCCCCAGCCAACGGGCGACGTTGCTGCGCAGGTCACCGCCGGCGGTGATCACGGTGATTTCGGCTTTCGCGTCCTCTTCGCCGGCTTCGAAGGCGGCCATCCGCATCATGCTCATTCGACCGTCACGCCATCCCTCGGGTCGCTCGAATTTCAACTTGGACGGATTGTCTGCATCGCTGTCGGCCGACGCCTGTTTTGACTCGGACGATTCGCCGGATCCAGACGCCTGGCCTTCGGACGGATTGGGCATCTGCCCCTCCGCAATGCGTCGACGCATTTCCGGCGGCAGTGACGCGTGTGGATCACCGCTGTCCGGGCCTCCCGGTGCCGTGGCGCCGGCAAACGGCGGCATCGACATGCCTGACGTTCCCGCGTCACCATCACCGACCAAATCAGCCAGGACAGCGTCGGATTCGACCGCGTCGACATCGAAAGCCATTCCGCCGGCCCAACGTTCATCGGAATCAGGCAGGCCGACTTGCCCACGCCAACGGTTGACGTTCATCACGACAAACTGGTCCCAATCATCGCCGGCGGTCAGCTTTGAAATACTCAGATCCAGTTGCTTGTCGGGCGTGTTGATATCGATCGAAGCGAAGCGAAATGGCTTTTCGCCGCCGCGTCGCCAGCCTTCCGGCAGTTCCGCCAGGTCCGGAGCATCGTCGACATATGTTCGGGTTTTGACAAAGTCTTTGAAGGCCGCTTCGACACCCTCGATCGCATCGGCCGTCCCCTGAATTTTGTAGAACCAGACGTCTTGGTCGACCGGCACCATGACCGCCAACATGCGCTGCGGGCTGCTTCGCAGCTGGGGCGGCACCGTGGTCGGAATCGTGTAAGTGCGAACCGAGGCCTCTTTGTCACAACCGGCCAAAACGACCGCGGTGGCTAGAAAGCAAAACGGGACGACCGCGAGAAAACGGCGGCGTGATAGACGGGGCGGCATGAGCGATGTCGAGAGGCGGGACAGAATGCGAATCCAATTCGAACGCTTTGAACATCCAAAGCGAACTTGTCTTCTGCACCCATTACTATAGGCCAGACGCCGGATCGGTTCGCCGGGGCAATCGAGCCGAACCGATCCGCCATCCGGACCCATGTTTTCATCAGATAGCCGGCGTCGATCGGCCAAGGTCACCCCAGACCGTTGCCGCCTTGGCCCCCAAACGCAAGACGTCACCCACCAAAGGCGGGATGATCAAGGATTCATCCGCAACAGACCGATCAATGCGTCGGTCAAACCGCTGACCGGCGACGCCGGTTCGGCATACGCCCACATGTTGCGAACCAAATCCGTTGCGATCATGCCGCAAAGGGCCAAGGTACAGGCCAGTCCCGCCAAGCAGGCGACCTGCCACATGGTGAACGGAATTTCCGGTGCAGCCGATACTGTCCCCGCAGCCGGGGCGACCACGTCATCGGTGTCCAGCGACATCGCATCGGCGTCACCCAGTGCGACGGGCTCTTCGACCACGCCGGCGTCTTCGGCAAATGCGTCATCTCCGCCAAATCCGCCGTCGCCGAAATCCACCGCGTCGGCGACTTCGCTTTCTTCAACCTCGATGACCTGCGAACCGCTGTCTTCGTCGGTTTCCAAACCGATGCCTGAGGGCGAAAGTTGAAATTCTTCATCGGCCTGGAAATCCACGGCCGAACCGGCGTCGTCCGACGCTCCGCTGCCACTGCCGCTGCCGATCTCGGCGCCCAAATCCAAAGCGCTGATGCTGCTGCCGGCCAAATCCAGAGGCTCGCTTTCCAGGGACAATCCGCTGTCCGACGGGCTCATTAGATTGATGCCGCTGTCGCCCGCGACGGAAATGTCGCTGCCGGCACTGTCGATCACCAGATCATCGTCATCATCGGCGATGACCAAGTCGTCGTCGTCGGCCAAAGCATCGTCGCTGGGTATTCCGGATCCCGACCCGACATCGCTGCCGGTCACCAACCCGCTGCCCAGCCCGGAAATCAACCCGCTGCCGGCCTGTTCGGCACTCAATAGATCCAGTTCACTCAACACGTCGGCGCCACTGTCACTGGCAGCCTTTTGTGAGGCGTCCTCCAGATCAGACATCAATTCCAAACTGCTGGTCCCCGAAGATGCCGGCTTGTCGTCGTCCAAGATGTCCAGATCGCTGTCTTCGCTGGCGATGATCGCTTCGGCACTGTCTTCTTCCAGGTCCAAATCCAGCAAGCTGCTTTCGCCCGATTTCTTTCCCGAGGTTTCGGGCGTGTCTGCCGCCGCCAATTCAAGTTCCGCTGAATCGTGGTCGACAGCGGGGCCATCCAACTGCAGATCCGAATCATCCACGTCCAACAATTCCGGCCCCGATCCGGTCCCGGTGTCCGCAGGCGACTTTGCTTGGACGTCGCTGCCACCAGCCACCAAAGCCACGTCGCTGTCTTCGGATTCTTGGGGGCTGACGGTCAGATTAACGTCGCTGCCCTCTTCGCCGGCTTGGTCGCCACCAATAACGCTGCCGTGCTTGGATCCCAAGGACGATCCGCTGCCGCCCTCGTCATACAGGATTCCGGATCCCATGCCCGAATCGGCCAAATCGTCGGCCAACCGATCGATTTCGGTATCGGGGAATTTCCAGCTGGCGCCGTCACGAAATCCCCGAACCTGTCCTTGGCTGCGTAGTTCGACTAACCGCTCGGCGGGGATCCCTAGTTTTGCGGCGGCTTCCTCGAGTGACAGATAGTTGGCCATGCGTCGACGTGGCTCCGATTAGGCGGGGCAGCTTGGGTGCGTTGGAAAAGTTTGGGATGTTGGGTTCCCATTCGCTCCGCTCCGCCGATCCGATCACCGTGTTCCCATGGACCGGCCCGAATTTTCGGTCGGCCTGTTCCACCGGTTCATCGCGGTCCCGCCACCAGACGGGTCTCTTTCCCCGAGGGCCGACAACCGTCATGGCCACCGGCGAAACCGGTCGGGACTTAAGAACCGCTGCCGGAACGGTTTTGGCGTTCCATCTGCCGAATCTCGTCGGGCAAAGGCGATGTGGCGTTCAGCTGAAGCGAAAAGTCCGCGTCGATCGGTCGGCTACTGCGCAACCAAATCTTCCCAGACGAATCCACATGATACACGGCCATCCAAGATTTTCCCGTATGAAGTACCGTGATTGTCTGACTTCCCGATCCGTCCCCGTGTGAAAAACCGATAAAGTCGCCCGATGCGGCGACGCGTTGGATGGGCGAAGCTGCCTGACCCCCTCCCGCGGGCGGAATTGGCGGCATCATCTTGCCGACCGGAATGCCCGCCGGGCCGCCGCCGGAATCGATCGTTCCGGCGTGTGTGGAAGCCCCGAAGGAAGCGGGCAAGTCGCCGCCCCCCGCCCAACCGGAGGCCCCCGTTTCGATGTCCTCCAAATCAACAGGATCGGCCGGGGGATCAGCATTCCAGGATGTCGCTGTCGCGCCCGTAGTCTCGGACGGCATGGCGGGGACCGATGCGGAGCGAACATCCCGGTAACTCGGCGGCTGGCTGGTGGCCCAGGTGTTGACCAAAACGGCCATCAGAATCGCGCCACCCAGGATTTGTGACTTCGGTGTTGGATTCGACATCATTTCGACCTTCCTGCTTTGCGTCTGCTTGCCTACCGTCCGTCCGGCCAACTCGGCTTGCATCTGGTAGCAAACTTTAACGATTGGATAAAGCTCACCCGTCGTAGTGGTCGATCTACCGATTAACTGTGCGAATTGATGCGGGCCGACCCCGTGTCGCGAACAGCAGCCCCCCAAACCCAAGGGATTTCGGCGTGAGAAAGGATTCTCAGGCGTCAGCCGAACAGTACGACAACGATTTGCCCGATTCCCCGGTCGAATCCGGTGGCGTCTTGCCGATCTGCTTTGGCATTTTGGCTGCCGGCGCGTTTTACGCAGCCGCCTACGTCTTGCCCTGGGCCCCGATCCAGCGGTATTTCCTGGGGCACGCCGTCGCGGTAGCCGCCACGGTTCTGTTTTTCGTGGCGCTGGCCAGCTTGATCGCCAAAGGGATCCAGGTCCGTGCCCAAACCCGCCGCACGCTGGCCATCCGCGATCTGGACCTCACGCCCGAACTGCCGCCGGTCGGCCAGGCATCGCCCACCGATCGCTACCGCGACCGCCACGACGTCCGGTTCGTCGCCCAACGGTGGTCGGAAACGTTGGCTGAATTGCCCGAATCGGTCCGCAACAGTCTGTTGGTGCAACGGCTGCGGGAGGTCCTGCATCGCCAATCGCTGCGAGGCAACGCCGCCCACTTGGCCGATGATTTGCGCGAAGTGGCCGGACGTGACGCCGACGCATCGCACGATTCATTCGGCCTGGTCCGAATCATCGTATGGGCCATCCCGATGCTGGGATTCTTGGGAACGGTGATCGGGATCACCCAAACCCTGGGCGGCCTGGATTTCACCGATGGTGCAGCGGCGGTCGACCGACTGAAGAGTGGTTTGTACGTCGCCTTTGACACCACCGCCTTGGGGTTGGTCCTGTCGGTCGTTGCGATCTTCTTACAGTTCCCGGTGGAGCGCAGCGAACAACGCTTGCTGGCCACGATCGACAAACGTGTCGGGCCGTTGCTGTCAGCGCACCTGCCTAGCGAAGCCAAGGAAGGCAACACCACCGATCTGATCGTCAGCCTGTGCGACGGTATTCGAACGGCGGTGGCCCAGTCACTGGCCAGCCAAACCGATCTGTGGCGTCAAACCATCGATGTCGCCAACGAACATTGGAAAAGTGTTCACGAAACGGACGCGGATCGGTTCGCCGATGCGATCGAAAACACGCTATCGCAAACCCTGCGTCGCCACAGCGACTCGATCGCTGGATCACTGCACGCATTCAACAGCGGCAATGAAAAGATGGTCGATCTGCAGCAGGACCTGATCTCACATACCGAGAAATTGGCGCTGCTGTATCACCAAACCG
The Crateriforma spongiae DNA segment above includes these coding regions:
- the ccsA gene encoding cytochrome c biogenesis protein CcsA, with amino-acid sequence MATASTTTAQASTATRTDFSVSDVLRPLGSLKVTVVLFAVSLILVLVGTLAQDEMNMQDVKERYFLSWIAPLHFDDFFPQAFFPHEKAIPGVLPFPGGALVGVLLMVNLLAAKITRFRMQARGRRLAMGLGFLVAGFVIAGLIVASGHNSDGLQGAPPITYPQLWGVLMGGIAMLAAFCGWAATTTNGLSARVSLMLVSLALVGFMVFAITTGYRIGDPGLRIVWQLLKGVGAGAVLLVGCQMLFGRQGGNVLLHLGVGLLMVGQFAFGDRQLEQRLSLVEDQMTNTFVNLDEVELVFLTESQQQQNVVAVPVQRLAAIEGRDTALNDPALPVRIKVVDFFENSKLIDIEDLGGDNPADQGNGLDFAATELPKSGGANPEMDIPAAYIELLDADGNQSLGTFLVSQQLSDLNMLSPGTTADDLFNEITVDDTTYKFGLRLHREVKPYWVKLEDVRRVNYSGTETPRDYSSFIRIVDPETGEDRRERVWMNNPLRYRGETFFQSSYTTLRNGKELTGIQVVRNSGWLIPYVSCSIIALGMAAHFWGTLVRFVRRRRREESKKLADADPFDEALQGDDAPTVSPKRTGVKPWPTYVALAAVGLFAVACLIPGSLIQNALRPAERDQSVDYFALGKMPVQYGGRVMPLDAYARQTVKAMTNKESIPVKDRKEVPLKGVPGQIAAKVDGKKMSALQWLMEVAIDNPNLYDLPMFRIDADEVLAELGGLDRRPTKLYSYDEIDRNRVEVRKQVEVAFAKQQDDPQSLTFKEKKLIELELRKRRFLTTAVAFRKPTIRPIPEEALPEGITKEMAELFAVRQLQDQMRSIRQMNAPRVIPPGSGQAADAIDQPDWDAYAPVAFDDMVAKATATDESDQPVADAFTGLIDAYESGDPIAINESIDAALAGVGAYPIPGYVAGRVWVERWMNTAHPNSISIALYILALVLVLGHFAFGGDRLRKVAWGTVLISFLVHTLVLAARVYVTGRAPVINLYSSAVFVGWGAVLFGLVIERVFRYGTGTFMAAIAGATTLQVAYGLTLNPGQGDTMPVLQAVLDTQFWLSTHVISVALGYVATMVAGVLGIAYLIAGWIGKGPATLKELYRSVYGATCLGILFSTIGTILGGLWADDSWGRFWGWDPKENGALLIVIWNALMLHARWDKMVAGRGFSVLAIAGNIITAWSWFGTNELGIGLHSYGFTEGTMFWLTVFFVSQLAFIAAGIAYWPGSKTAND
- a CDS encoding MotA/TolQ/ExbB proton channel family protein; its protein translation is MRKDSQASAEQYDNDLPDSPVESGGVLPICFGILAAGAFYAAAYVLPWAPIQRYFLGHAVAVAATVLFFVALASLIAKGIQVRAQTRRTLAIRDLDLTPELPPVGQASPTDRYRDRHDVRFVAQRWSETLAELPESVRNSLLVQRLREVLHRQSLRGNAAHLADDLREVAGRDADASHDSFGLVRIIVWAIPMLGFLGTVIGITQTLGGLDFTDGAAAVDRLKSGLYVAFDTTALGLVLSVVAIFLQFPVERSEQRLLATIDKRVGPLLSAHLPSEAKEGNTTDLIVSLCDGIRTAVAQSLASQTDLWRQTIDVANEHWKSVHETDADRFADAIENTLSQTLRRHSDSIAGSLHAFNSGNEKMVDLQQDLISHTEKLALLYHQTDKLHTAQNALDANLERLAMAQQQIDIAADADQRHAAMSDAVRTLARAVDFLSARMAEPGTKIPSQIGRAA
- a CDS encoding helix-turn-helix domain-containing protein; the protein is MANYLSLEEAAAKLGIPAERLVELRSQGQVRGFRDGASWKFPDTEIDRLADDLADSGMGSGILYDEGGSGSSLGSKHGSVIGGDQAGEEGSDVNLTVSPQESEDSDVALVAGGSDVQAKSPADTGTGSGPELLDVDDSDLQLDGPAVDHDSAELELAAADTPETSGKKSGESSLLDLDLEEDSAEAIIASEDSDLDILDDDKPASSGTSSLELMSDLEDASQKAASDSGADVLSELDLLSAEQAGSGLISGLGSGLVTGSDVGSGSGIPSDDALADDDDLVIADDDDDLVIDSAGSDISVAGDSGINLMSPSDSGLSLESEPLDLAGSSISALDLGAEIGSGSGSGASDDAGSAVDFQADEEFQLSPSGIGLETDEDSGSQVIEVEESEVADAVDFGDGGFGGDDAFAEDAGVVEEPVALGDADAMSLDTDDVVAPAAGTVSAAPEIPFTMWQVACLAGLACTLALCGMIATDLVRNMWAYAEPASPVSGLTDALIGLLRMNP